The segment GTCATGGAACATCAGTCTTTTGAGAAAGAGGAGATTGCCCAAGTCATGAACCAGAACTTTGTCTGCATCAAGGTAGACCGCGAAGAACGTCCCGATGTGGACCAGGTGTACATGGATGCCCTGCAAGCCATGGGGTTGCAAGGTGGTTGGCCACTCAATGTGTTTCTGAATCCAGACGCCAAGCCCTTCTATGGCGGCACTTATTTTCCGCCCCAGAACTGGATGCAACTCTTGCAAAGCATTACCGATGCCTATGCAAAAAGCCGTGCAGAACTGGACAAATCAGCTGACCAGTTCGCGGAACACCTGAACCAAAGCGAACTAGCCAAATACGGACTTCAGCACAGAAACCCAGATTTCAACCAAGCAGATTTCGAGCAGATGTTCCAGAATCTAAAAAAGCGTTTTGATGTGAAGCGAGGCGGTACGGGTGAGGCACCCAAATTCCCCATGCCCAGCATCTGGCGCTTTTTACTTCGCTACTACCACCACAGCCATGACCCAGTGGCTTTGGAGCAAGTGAACCTGACCCTGGAGGAGATGGCCTTTGGCGGTATTTATGACCAGGTAGGTGGCGGCTTCGCCCGATACTCTGTAGACGAGGTGTGGTTGGTCCCCCACTTTGAAAAGATGCTTTATGACAATGGGCAGCTTATCAGTCTCTACTCAGAAGCTTACCAGGTCACCCGCAATGAACTTTACAAACAAGTGATCTCAGAAACCATTGCCTTTGTAGAGCGCGAATTAACCAGCCCCGAAGGCGGATTCTACTCCTCGCTTGATGCAGATAGTGAAGGAGTAGAAGGCAAATTCTATGTCTTTACGCAAGCAGAGCTACAAGAAATACTAGGTGAAGGCGCTGAACTAGCTAGCAGCTACTACAACACCACCCATGAAGGTAACTGGGAGCATGGCGTCAACATCCTGCACCGGCGGCAAACCGATGAAGCGTTTGCGGCTGACCAGGGGCTTTCAGTAGAGGAACTGCAGGAGCACGTCCAGAACTGGAAAGACACCTTGCTCCAAGTCAGAAGTCAGCGGATACGTCCAGGACTAGATGACAAGATCCTAACCTCCTGGAATGCGTTGATGCTGAAAGGACTTACCGATGCCTACAAAGCCTTCGGAGAGCCTAGAATGCTGGAACTAGCTTGTACCAATGCTCATTTCCTCCTACAGAACTTGAAGCAGGAGAACCAATTGTTCCACAATTACAAAAAGGGGAAAGCCACTATAAACGGCTTTTTGGAAGACTACGCACTCTTGATCCAAGCGTTAATTGGCTTGTACCAGATCACTTTTGAAGAGCAATGGCTGAAAGAAGCCAGAAAACTTACCGACTACACCCTCTCCCACTTTTATGACGAACAGGAAGAACTCTTCTTTTTTACTGGAACAGCCGGTGAGCAGCTGATAGCCCGCAAAAAAGAGTTGTTTGACAATGTGGTTCCGGCCTCCAACTCCGTGATGGCCATGAACCTGCACTTTCTGGGGCTCTACTTTGACAAAGACCAGTACAGCAATCTCTCAGATAAAATGCTTTCAAAAGTGCGGGATTTAGTAGTACAGGAACCAATGCACTTGGCTAATTGGGCTAGCGTGTACCACCTGAAAATGAAACCTACCGCTGAGATTGCCATCATTGGACCGGAAACACACTCGTTTCGGAACCTGTTGCAGCAGCACTTTTTACCCAATGCCTTATTAGCAGGAAGCAAGGAAGAAAACGACTCTTCTTTACCCCTCTTGGATGACCGTTTCGCGCAGGAAGGTAAAACTACCCTCTACGTATGCTACAACCGGACATGTCAATTGCCCGTGCAATCTGTAGCAGAGGCACTGGAGCAGGTAGATACTATCTAAGTTGATTTCAAGCAAGGTTTCTGAAAGCAGGCTCAATACAGTCTTATTTAAGAAACCTTGCAAATGACTTATCTATCAAGCTTTTCTGGCCCAAAACACAAAATAATCTTTTGCACCAGGCGTTTAGAACTGGCTGAGCAGCAATGCTGTTGCTCCAGCAAAACCTAAACCCACTAACCTACGTGAAGAAGTTATTTTTTATAGGGGCAGTATGCCTGGCCTTTGCCGGTTCTGCCTCTGCCCAGAACGGAAAAAGTTATTGGAAACGCTTACAAAGAACGCACCCTGAAACTACCTTAGAAGCATTGGACAGAAACACTCCGGCTGTTTCGCAGGTCCCCTCTGGCCAGACAGATCTTCCGGCCTGCCGTCTTGCCTTGGTATACGAGGGCAAAAGCCGCAACATTTCCCTGGAGAACCTGAAGCGGATGAAACAAAAGGGCTTAAAGCCTTCCAGTATTCGGCAGTACCGCAAAGAAATACTTTTCACATCTGCTGACAAAGAAGTGTGGTTGCCGGTAAAATCTGCTTTGGTGGGCCAATTAGAGTTGGAAGTGCGCGAAGATGAGCCGGTTTTGGTATACGCCACTGTTTTACAGGACGATCAGGTGACCTTATTGGTAGAAGACTTCCAGACCAAGTAAGAAAGCTTTCCGTTTCCGGCCTGTTTTTCCGAACTTTGGCCTAAATCGGACGCCTTGACACCAGAATTAGAATTTCATATTCCTGCTGATGACGTCCCTGACCGGGTTACCCTGTTTGCGGACGTCATTTTACCTTTACCCTTACCCAAGCTTTACACGTACCGGGTACCCTACCAGATGAGCGATGAAGTGCTGGTAGGTGCGCGCGTGTTGGTACAGTTTGGCTCCAAGAAAGTATTGAGCTGCGTGGTGGCGCGCGTGCACGAAGAGCCGCCCAAAGAATACCAGGCCAAGTACCTGCTGGAGGTCATTGATGAAAAGCCCGTGGTTACCGGTCCGCAGCTCCGGCTTTTCCTCTGGATGGCCGAGTATTATCTCTGCACCCTGGGCGAGGTCATCAACGCCGCCCTTCCCTCTGCCCTGAAACTTAGCAGCGAATCCCAGATTCAGCTGCACCCTCAGTTCAATATTGAAACCAATGAATGGCCCCTTACCAGCCACGAGGAAAAAATTGTCTTTGCGCTGCGCCAGAAACAGCACCTCACCTTTACTGAGGTAGGCCAACTGCTGCAACTCACCAGCTTCCATAAAATCATTAAATCGCTCCTGCTCAAAGATATCATCATCATCTATGAGGAAATAGCCGAGAAGTATGCCCCTAAAGTGGTAAAGAAGGTACGTCTTGCTTCTTCCTTTACTACCGATGAGGAAACCCTGGAAGAGCTTTTCAACCAATTAGCACCAAAGCCAAAACAGTTGGACGTTTTGCTCAAGTATGTGCAACTCACGCCTATTCTGCAAAACCTCAGAATGAACGAGGAAGGACTAGAGAAAAATGTGCTTACCTCCAACCCGCACCTGTCCTTGTCGGCCATCAATTCGTTGTTGAAGAAAGGCGTAATGGAGCAATTTGATGTGGTGGTGAGCCGCTTCCCCATGGCCGAGGGCCGGGGCCCTTACCTGGCGTCTGATCTTTCCACAGCGCAAGCTGCGGCGCGTGACCAGGTTCTGGAAACCTTTGAAGAGAAAAGCACAGTACTTCTGCACGGCATCACAGGTAGTGGCAAAACCGAGATTTACATTGACCTGATCAACAAAGCCGTAGAGGCAGGCGGTCAGGTGCTGTACCTCCTCCCAGAGATTGCCCTTACCGCTCAGATTGTAACCCGCCTGAAACGTGTGTTCGGGGACCGCTTGGGTGTGTACCACTCAAAGTTTTCAGACAATGAACGCGTGGAAGTCTGGAACGGAATCTTGTCCGGCCGCTTCCAGGTGGTGGTGGGCGTACGTTCCTCGGTGTTTTTGCCGTTCCATTCGCTTTCGCTCATCATTGTGGATGAAGAGCACGAGCCTTCTTACAAACAGCATGAACCGGCACCGCGCTACAATGCCCGGGAAGTGGCCTTCATGATGGCGCAGTTCCAGGGAGCCAAGACGCTCCTGGGCTCAGCTACTCCTTCCATAGAGTCTTATTATCACTGCAAAACCGGCAAATGGGGCTTGGTGAACCTGCACGAACGGTATGGCGAGGCTACCTTGCCCGAGGTAGAACTAGTGGACACCCGGCAGGAAAGCCTCCGGAAGAACATGCTCAGCCATTTCTCCCAGCGGCTGGTGCATGACATTGAAGATACCCTCCACCGCCAGGAGCAAGTCATTTTGTTCCAGAACCGCCGTGGCTACGCTCCTTTCATTGATTGCAATGACTGCGCTTGGATTCCTAAGTGCCGCAATTGCGCCGTAAGTTTGTCTTACCACAAGTTCTCCAATGAACTGCGGTGTCATTACTGCGGCTACACCGAACGCAAACCCAATGACTGCCCTGCCTGTGGTTCCACCATGTTGAAAACGGTAGGTTTCGGGACCGAGAAGATTGAGGACGAACTGAAGCTGATTATGCCTGAGGCCCGCATCCAGCGCATGGATTTAGACACTACTAAGAAGAAGAACAGCCACCAGCAGATTATAGAGGATTTTGAGCAGCAACGCACCAATGTTCTGGTAGGTACCCAAATGGTGACTAAAGGCCTGGACTTCGAGCACGTGAGTTTAGTTGGTATCCTGAGCGCCGACAGCATCATCCACTTCCCGGATTTCAGAGCCCATGAACGTGCTTACCAGTTATTTGTGCAGGTAAGTGGCAGGGCCGGCCGAAAGGGGAACAAGGGGAAAGTGCTAATCCAGACGGCCAACCCTAACCAGCCTATCTTCCAGCGGGTCATCCAAAACGACTACATGGGACTGTATGAGCAGGAAATTGCCGAGCGCCAGAAGTTCCGTTATCCACCCTTCGTGCGGATGATACGCTTGACGGTAAAGCATCCGGAGGCGAGGCCATGTGAAGGTGCAGCTATCTTACTGGCGAAAGAGTTGGTAGACCGGTTAGGTAGGACTGGCGTGCTGGGGCCCGAAGCACCCCATATCTTTAAAATCAGAAACCAGTTTCTACAGGAAATTCACGTGAAACTAGACCGCGAAGGTGGAAACCTTCGTGAATCAAAAGCGCAGGTGCTTGAAGCAGTACAAGCATTACTTAAAAACAAAGATCTCAAGCAAGTACGGGTGGTCATTGACGTAGATCCTTCATAGCCATTTTCTTCTCTTCTATTTAGGGGCTGTTTACATCAAAACAGCCCCTAAACACTTTTTACCAGGCTTGGTCTCGCACAAAATTCCAGAAGAGCTGCTTCTACGTACACCTCAAGTTATTTGATTTTCCAGATCCTTATAGTGCTGAGCTAATCATATTGCCTTTCTAAGAGCAGATTCTCCCCTTGAGGGAAAATAAAGAGGGGTGTTTACACGTGAGAGCAAATATTCCAAAACTCATTCTAAAAGGCATCTTCTCATAAGGATAGCAAAGACGAATACTCTATGCGTAAACCGGCAGGTGTAAACACCCCTCTTCGCTCCCCTCAAGGGGAGATTCAGTATTGAACTGCCGCTTACAGTAGTTGAAGAGTACTTCACTGGCATTTTGAGACTTTTATTATAAATAAAGGCATAAAACAACTTTGCAGGCGGCAGTTGCAGTTGACTATATTCTTTAGAAATTAGGTAAGGCACCTCTCCTTCAGTCTTTACTTTTGGCTTCTACACAGCTTGTAAAAGCGTTGGTTTCCTGTTCAACTTAAGGAAATAACTGACAGGAAAGCAGCGATGATCTACCCATTAACAAGCTACTACTATTCCAGATTACCGCTTCAGCTGTTCTTCAACAAAAACAACGAAAAATCCATGTCTTCTTCATCCCTGAAATTTTCAGACTCAGTTTGGCTTTATTCGGCTTTATCCTGATTTTAAGCTGTTTAACAAATCATTAACATACAACCAAGCAACGTTTTACACAACTTTGTATCTATATAATCAAAAGGGCTACTCCAGAAATGGGTATAACCCTCTAAAAAGTTTAAAAAATTTAACCATAAAAAGACATTATGAAAACTCGTTTAACCACCGCAATCCTTTCAGTTTGTTTCTTGTTGAACCTCGCACCTGCCTTCGCCAGAAACACTCCTACCAACACCGCTCCACGTACTACCAAAGTGTTCAAGCAAATGCTGAAAACAAATAACCTTCGCATCTTGTCTTTGGAGTTGAAACCAGGTGAATTCTTAGATTTTCATGCATCGCCTGAGCAAGAGGCCTACGCTGCCTCTGACGGAATCATCAAGATAGTTACCGCTGACGGTACTGAAAAAACGGTTAATGTGAGAGAAGGTGATCGGTTATGGATGGATCTTACCCAATACAAAAACTGGAACACGGGTGAGAAAACCTTGAACATAATGGTGCTGGAGCAGCCTAGAGGAGGTGTGGAAAAAAAATCTAACATTTCTTTCTACACTCTTAAACCTTAAGGTTTTACCTCCGTTAAATACCTTACATTCACACTCTATTTCAGCTTAAAAGTAGTCTTACTCTATCCGCTTGCGCTCTGGTAATAGACTACTTTTAAGCACTTTTTTTTGAGTTCACCTATGCAAGCCACCTCATCAGGAGTGGCTTTTTTTGTTACCCCAAAGCCCATTTCAGAAATACAGCTGTTGGTTTCAGGAGGGATAAATCCGGTTCACTCCGTCTTTTGCGGGTTTCAGTTGCAAAAAGGCTTGCTTCCTCTTTTTTAGGTTTGCGATGGGCGTAAGTCGCTGCATATTTGTATCATTAATCGGCACGGAAGAGGTTGAGCCACCTGCTAAAAGGAAGATTCCCCACCGTATGATTGATCACTGCTGAATGCAGCTCTTTAGAAGAATTTAGGTTTTGTTTGTTAGTTTGGTGTAAGGGGCCCGGTTTTTCCGGGCTTTTTCATTTTAGAACATCTACTAAAGCGCATCCACTATTCAACTACTTCTCTTATATGGTGCGGCGGCTCAGAATAAAGCTTGCCTCAGAGAACGGAGGGCTTTAGAAAAGGAGCTTCCAAAGCATAGATTCGTCTTACCAGAGGTTCTGCGGACAAATAGCCATTTTACGGTTGAGCAACCGAACGCCTACTACAAGCTCATGGCTTCCGGAACTGACGCTACTAACTGCCTTGGTCCCGAAATCATAGGAATAACTCACGTCAAAGGTATGACTCAAAGAGACGCCAGCTAGTCCGGCGAAACTCTCTCCCTGTCTGTAGGAAGCGCCTATCCATACTCTGTTGGCATACACAGCGCGTGCGTTTACATCCAGGGCAATGGGAACAGGTGCTATATGCTTAAGCAAAACGGAGGGAATAAGGGCCAGCTCGTCAGAGACATTCAGCTTGTATGCGGCTGTGAGAAAAAGATGAGGCCTAAACGAAGCGTCTTCCTGCGTAGCCATATCTTGCCCTAAGACCTGAGAAGCGGCGGCCCCCACGTAGAACTCTTTGGAATAGAGCCATACCCCAACGGAGAAGTCAGGCCTCATAGAAGAACGGCCTACCGCTACTACATCTGTATTATCATGAAACGTCACGTCATCTGCCCGAAAAGACTGTCTAACCAGACCCGCTGAGGCACCCATTGACATTTTCATGGATTTGCTAAGCCATAAGTGGTAGGCGTAAGAGGCATTTACTTTTGCCTGCACAAAGGGCCCGATACGGTCATAGATAATGGACCCGCCCACACCATGATGGGGCCTTAATCTCCGGTACTTTCCATAAGTGTCCAGCCCAGCAGAAAAGTCTCCCTGCGGTTGGGTGGAACCACCTTTTGAAGAGGAACCATTTCCTACCCCAAGGCTGGTATGGCCCGTCAGGTAAATAGTTTTGGGTGCCCCATCAATGCCTACCCACTGGCTACGGCTGCTGAGTTTAAGATCAAGGTAATCCTCTATGCCGGTAATACCTGGGTTCAGCACGTAGTTGTTCAGCATGTACTGCGTGTATTGTGCCCTTAGCTGACCATACAGCAACGTGGAGGTGCTTACGAGGGAACAGCACAGCAGCAGGGTTCCAAATAGTATCTGTACCTGCCTCATCTTACTATGCTTACAGAACCGGTCAATGTTTGGCCCTGCTCCAGATGGATGTGATAAAAATATGTACCTACCGGCAAGGGCTTTCCTTTCAAGGTTCCGTTCCAGTTGTTCTGGTACCCCTTCGTCTCATACACACTTCCGCCCCACCGGTCAAAGACGCGCAGCGTGGCACCAGGATAGTTGAGCATGTTCGTGATTTCCCAGGTTTCGTTTGTGCCGTCGCCGTTAGGAGAAAAAGCAGTAGGTATGATTAGGTTATCAGAGACAGTGACGGTGACTGAGGCCTGGTTTTGGCAGCCTTGGGCATCAGTTACTTTAACGGTGTAGGTGGTGGTCTCCAGGGGCCGAGCCGTTGGAGTGGGGCTAGAAGCATCGCTCAAGCCGGTGGGAGGACTCCACAAATAAGAAACTCCGCCGCTGGCCCGTAAAACGATGCTTTTATCCAGACCAATCGTGACATTTGGCCCCACTTTCACCACAGGCAAGGGCTTAATGATCGCTTTTACTGGTACTCTGGAGCTTTCACATCCGTTCTCCAGCAGCGACACATAGTAGGTCGTGCTCACCTTCAAATCTGGCGTCTTGTAAACTCCTGACGTATTTTCAGCAATTGGTTTGGTAGAGGTTGGCGCGTCATACCATCTGTATTTATCGGCTGCTTTGTGAAAGGCCTCTATTGTCACGCTCCCGGGGCCACATCTGGACACACTTGAAGTTAAAGGAGTGATTTGGAGCTCTTTTTTAGAAACCACCACCTTATTCGTGAGAACCTTGGCACCGCAGGTGTTGGTGAGTTCGGCCCAATACGTTCCCGTTTCTTTGGCCTCCAACGTGTTTGAGCTCACAACCCCACCAATTCTCTGGTCATCTTTCCACCATTGGTATAAGTTGTTTTCTCCCTTGGTGGCAATTAGCTCTACTCCTTCCCCAGCACATATGGAAAGCTCGCCATTAGCCTCAAGTTCAGGCTGTGGCATTGGGGGGCACGACACCTGAATCTGCACCCAGGCAGTGGCACACTTGGTGTAGCAAAGGTCAGAGGAACTCTCGCAGACTTCATACTGAAGGGAATCAACTCCCGTGAAATTACGGTTGGCGGTGTAAACGACCTGGTTGTTTAAAAGTGAAGCTGACCCGTTTTTAGGTTGGGTTATGATTTGCGAGACGCTGATAGGTTCACGTTTGGTATGAAAATCATTTCCAGCCACATTGATAGTTGATGGCAAAAGCGGCACGGCTGTGGCCTGGTCTTTCACTGCTACCGGTTTGCTCCCGGCGTCAATGATGCAAATAGTCTGCTCGTTCTTTTTGTCACCGGTAGAACCCGTAAACCCGTAATACACTTCCTTGCTTCCCTTGAATACATTCCTGATTAGGTCATCTTGGTGGCTGAACCTCAGTTGTTCGTCAAAGTAAAGTTGTAGTTTCTGCGTAGCAGGGTTCCAGGTGATGGTATAGGTGTGGCAGGTATTATTTTCCACGTCTTCATTATTTGGATCAATGAGGACTGGTGGAAACTTGGGCCTGTTTGTCTGGCCATTGTATACCACGGTAGTATGGTCAGCCGGAATGTCTCCATTCTCCGGCCCATTATCATAGGTATCAAACTCGATGGCAACTGAGGGCACAATAGCTTTGTCTGGCGTGTAATGTAACTCATCATAGCCGAACCCCAACCCCGCCGCCGAGTTTCCCCGGGCATCAAAACCGGTAGGGTCATTATGGAACACAAAACCAATCCCGTCTGCTCCTTGCTGGTCTCTGGTACCCAGAAAAGCAATGAAAGAAAGCTCAAAAGGTTTTGAGAGATCTATTTTGTCTTTCCAGAAAATTGTGCCAAACCGGTATTCTTCGTCAGGGGTGATTTTGTAACACGTACTTGAAATCTGCACAGCATCCCCTTTGGTGACAAACTGTGCAGAGCTTGGTATAGCGGTAAACAGAAACAACAATAAGATGCAACTACAGCATACAATCCTCTCTTGCAGCGTTTTTGAAAACCAGGTGCTGGAAAATAATTTAAGAGTATTGAGTCCTTTCATACGCCTGTAGAGCAATAAACTGTCTTACCTTGGAGGAACCTGAAGAGAGTGCCACTGCTAACTTCCACCAACTTCACTTAATTAAAATAATACAATTTTTTTATTAAAAAACCTTTATAGTTTTATTTTATATAACGATTTAATTAAAAAATAGATTTATAAAATATATAATATTAAAAGATATAGATATATGTAATTGAAAATCAACCCTAATAAATTCAGGTAAAGAGTTGTGGGAGGGAAAGAATAGCCAGCTTAACAGGAAACCAAGTGCGAGGAAGCCCTCTTTTTAGCTGTTTAGCCTCACTACAAAGGGGTAATGCAAAAAAGACCAGTAGAAGATAAAACATAAAAGTTTTCAGCTTCTACTGGTCTTTTTTGCTCGTTTAGAAGGAAACACCTGCAGTTATTTCTCCTAAAGAAGACAATTTTTACTTACTCCTGAGAAAAAAAAGGAATTTCTGAGTTCCGGTTTCAGGCACCTTATAAGCCTGTTGACTCCGTCGTATTCCAGTTCACTCCGGGTTTTTCTTGGTTCAGACAGGAAAAAGACTGCTTCCTCTTATTTGGGTTGCCGGCCGGTCAAAGACGCTGCATATTTGTATCACTAAACGAGACCACAGTTCCTGATTCCCTCTCAGCTAGCTGCACTTCCCTCGGTCTTGTTTAGTGATTTAGGTTTGTTTAAAAGTTTTGTTTGTTAGTTTGGTGTAAGGGGCCCGGTTTTTCCGGGCTTTTTCATTTTAGCTACTTTCCAAACCTTCATTTTCCGTTTCCCCTCCCCTTTCAGAAAAGAGTACCCAAAACAGGTTTTGCCATTCTCCGTACGCACACATATGCAATGGATCAAACTCTTTGACAGCGAAGACGAAGCTAAAAAACAGATACCGGTAACCCGGTCCATAGCTGTTGTGGCAGCCGGACAGGAAATCTGCATAGCGCACACACCTTCCGGGCTATTTGCCGTGGAGAACCTATGCCCGCATTTAGGGGATGCGCTTAGCCGGGGAACCACTAATTACCTTAATGAGATCATCTGCCCCTGGCACAGCTATCGTTTCCATTTGATTTCTGGAGAAGAATGCAAAGGCCGCACCCGCCCCTTGAAGCGATTTACTTTAGAGACACGGGAAGGCGGGGTGTACGTGGAAGTGCCAGAGGAAACTGTAGAAAGCCAAACCAGTGCTTCTTGATGTCTGTTGATCGGCTACCATATTAAAAAAAGTGCTGGGTATTGGAGCTGTTTTACAGAAAACGGCTCCAATACCCAGCACTTTAGGTTAGAATAAACTAGTTAGAAACCGGAACCAGCCGGTAAATAATACCGGGGTTTTCTACGGCAATGTAGACGTAGCCATCTGGGCTAAGCCGTACGTCACGCACTCGGCCAATATCTTGTAGCAATCGTTCTTCCCTTACTACTTTGTTTCCGTCCAGTTCCAGGCGGCTCAGGAACTTGAAGCTGAGTGAGCCCACCAGCAGACTACCTTTCCAGCCGCTGTATCGGTCACCCGTCACGAAAGCCATACCCGATGGTGCAATAGACGGTACCCAGATTTTGATAGGATCTGTTATGCCATCTTTCTGATTCAGGTCAGAGATTTTTGACCCGTTATAATCTATGCCGTGCGTGACATCTGCCCAGCCGTAGTTAGCGCCTTTCTTGACAATATTCACTTCATCGCCGCCTTTGGGGCCATGTTCGTGCAGCCAGATGTCACCGGTAGTAGGGTTCAATGCCATTCCCTGCGCATTGCGGTTCCCGAAGGTATAGATGGAAGGCATAGCATCCTGCCTGTTCACGAATGGATTGTCCGCGGGAATAGAGCCATCTTCTTTGATGCGGTGCGTTTTACCGGCGTGCACACTTAAGTTCTGCGGGTTTACTTTGGTGCCTCCTCTATCGCCCATGGAGAAGTAGAGGTAGCCGTCGCGACCAAACTCAATGCGGCTTCCGTAGTGGTGACGGGTTCTGGCGTACGGCTGGGCCTCAAAAATCTGCTTCTGGTTTGTCAGGCTGTTTCCTTCCAGCTTCGCCCGCATAATGGCGGTGGTGGAAAGCGTTTGGCCACCATCCCTCTTCACAGCCGAATAGGAAAGAAAAATGATGTTGTTCTTGCTAAAGTCCGGGTGCAATTTCACGTCTAGTAAACCACCTTGCCCTTGGGCCAAGACTTCAGGAACCCCTTCAATTTTCTGCAACTGCTTGGCTTTGGTGAAGCGGTACAGGGTACCAGAGCGCTCCGTTACCAGCATGTCCCCGTTGGGGAGGAATGCCATTGCCCAAGGCACATTTATTCCCGTGAGGACAGTATCTAGTTGGAAGTTGAGTTTCTCTGATTTGAGGACGGCTGCGTTAGACTTGGTTTCTGTTTTTCCTTTTTGTGCCACAATCCCTTCCCTGATGTATGAAACCAAGTGACGTATTTCCTGGTCGGTGAAAGTGGTGTCATAAGAAGGCATTCCCTGATCTGGGTACCCGTGCTTAATCCCCTTGAACAGCGCCTCCGGCGAATCTCCATGCTGCCATTTGCGGTTTACAAACGTCTCCAGAGAACGGCCGTGGCAGCCTCCGCAGAAGTTAGTGTAATTGGCGCGGGCTTTGGTTAGATCATCTCCGGCCAATTGCTGCTCTGCTGCCATACCCCCTCCTGTTTGAGTAGCAGTAGATGAAGTTCTC is part of the Rufibacter tibetensis genome and harbors:
- a CDS encoding thioredoxin domain-containing protein, translating into MEKKPNSLLQETSPYLLQHAYNPVDWYPWGPEALQKAKDEQKPILVSIGYAACHWCHVMEHQSFEKEEIAQVMNQNFVCIKVDREERPDVDQVYMDALQAMGLQGGWPLNVFLNPDAKPFYGGTYFPPQNWMQLLQSITDAYAKSRAELDKSADQFAEHLNQSELAKYGLQHRNPDFNQADFEQMFQNLKKRFDVKRGGTGEAPKFPMPSIWRFLLRYYHHSHDPVALEQVNLTLEEMAFGGIYDQVGGGFARYSVDEVWLVPHFEKMLYDNGQLISLYSEAYQVTRNELYKQVISETIAFVERELTSPEGGFYSSLDADSEGVEGKFYVFTQAELQEILGEGAELASSYYNTTHEGNWEHGVNILHRRQTDEAFAADQGLSVEELQEHVQNWKDTLLQVRSQRIRPGLDDKILTSWNALMLKGLTDAYKAFGEPRMLELACTNAHFLLQNLKQENQLFHNYKKGKATINGFLEDYALLIQALIGLYQITFEEQWLKEARKLTDYTLSHFYDEQEELFFFTGTAGEQLIARKKELFDNVVPASNSVMAMNLHFLGLYFDKDQYSNLSDKMLSKVRDLVVQEPMHLANWASVYHLKMKPTAEIAIIGPETHSFRNLLQQHFLPNALLAGSKEENDSSLPLLDDRFAQEGKTTLYVCYNRTCQLPVQSVAEALEQVDTI
- the priA gene encoding replication restart helicase PriA, with the protein product MTPELEFHIPADDVPDRVTLFADVILPLPLPKLYTYRVPYQMSDEVLVGARVLVQFGSKKVLSCVVARVHEEPPKEYQAKYLLEVIDEKPVVTGPQLRLFLWMAEYYLCTLGEVINAALPSALKLSSESQIQLHPQFNIETNEWPLTSHEEKIVFALRQKQHLTFTEVGQLLQLTSFHKIIKSLLLKDIIIIYEEIAEKYAPKVVKKVRLASSFTTDEETLEELFNQLAPKPKQLDVLLKYVQLTPILQNLRMNEEGLEKNVLTSNPHLSLSAINSLLKKGVMEQFDVVVSRFPMAEGRGPYLASDLSTAQAAARDQVLETFEEKSTVLLHGITGSGKTEIYIDLINKAVEAGGQVLYLLPEIALTAQIVTRLKRVFGDRLGVYHSKFSDNERVEVWNGILSGRFQVVVGVRSSVFLPFHSLSLIIVDEEHEPSYKQHEPAPRYNAREVAFMMAQFQGAKTLLGSATPSIESYYHCKTGKWGLVNLHERYGEATLPEVELVDTRQESLRKNMLSHFSQRLVHDIEDTLHRQEQVILFQNRRGYAPFIDCNDCAWIPKCRNCAVSLSYHKFSNELRCHYCGYTERKPNDCPACGSTMLKTVGFGTEKIEDELKLIMPEARIQRMDLDTTKKKNSHQQIIEDFEQQRTNVLVGTQMVTKGLDFEHVSLVGILSADSIIHFPDFRAHERAYQLFVQVSGRAGRKGNKGKVLIQTANPNQPIFQRVIQNDYMGLYEQEIAERQKFRYPPFVRMIRLTVKHPEARPCEGAAILLAKELVDRLGRTGVLGPEAPHIFKIRNQFLQEIHVKLDREGGNLRESKAQVLEAVQALLKNKDLKQVRVVIDVDPS
- a CDS encoding PorP/SprF family type IX secretion system membrane protein encodes the protein MRQVQILFGTLLLCCSLVSTSTLLYGQLRAQYTQYMLNNYVLNPGITGIEDYLDLKLSSRSQWVGIDGAPKTIYLTGHTSLGVGNGSSSKGGSTQPQGDFSAGLDTYGKYRRLRPHHGVGGSIIYDRIGPFVQAKVNASYAYHLWLSKSMKMSMGASAGLVRQSFRADDVTFHDNTDVVAVGRSSMRPDFSVGVWLYSKEFYVGAAASQVLGQDMATQEDASFRPHLFLTAAYKLNVSDELALIPSVLLKHIAPVPIALDVNARAVYANRVWIGASYRQGESFAGLAGVSLSHTFDVSYSYDFGTKAVSSVSSGSHELVVGVRLLNRKMAICPQNLW
- a CDS encoding lectin-like domain-containing protein, with amino-acid sequence MQISSTCYKITPDEEYRFGTIFWKDKIDLSKPFELSFIAFLGTRDQQGADGIGFVFHNDPTGFDARGNSAAGLGFGYDELHYTPDKAIVPSVAIEFDTYDNGPENGDIPADHTTVVYNGQTNRPKFPPVLIDPNNEDVENNTCHTYTITWNPATQKLQLYFDEQLRFSHQDDLIRNVFKGSKEVYYGFTGSTGDKKNEQTICIIDAGSKPVAVKDQATAVPLLPSTINVAGNDFHTKREPISVSQIITQPKNGSASLLNNQVVYTANRNFTGVDSLQYEVCESSSDLCYTKCATAWVQIQVSCPPMPQPELEANGELSICAGEGVELIATKGENNLYQWWKDDQRIGGVVSSNTLEAKETGTYWAELTNTCGAKVLTNKVVVSKKELQITPLTSSVSRCGPGSVTIEAFHKAADKYRWYDAPTSTKPIAENTSGVYKTPDLKVSTTYYVSLLENGCESSRVPVKAIIKPLPVVKVGPNVTIGLDKSIVLRASGGVSYLWSPPTGLSDASSPTPTARPLETTTYTVKVTDAQGCQNQASVTVTVSDNLIIPTAFSPNGDGTNETWEITNMLNYPGATLRVFDRWGGSVYETKGYQNNWNGTLKGKPLPVGTYFYHIHLEQGQTLTGSVSIVR
- a CDS encoding Rieske (2Fe-2S) protein — protein: MQWIKLFDSEDEAKKQIPVTRSIAVVAAGQEICIAHTPSGLFAVENLCPHLGDALSRGTTNYLNEIICPWHSYRFHLISGEECKGRTRPLKRFTLETREGGVYVEVPEETVESQTSAS